A single region of the Solwaraspora sp. WMMD406 genome encodes:
- a CDS encoding SgcJ/EcaC family oxidoreductase, with product MPAHRPEDIPGLIAAAFNNNDMQAMLDIYEPDGILVTPPDGAQEVGLEAVTEALKPMFAAITAAEITMTSVMRAGDIAMTHADWHLMGKDEAGELIDLRGKGTVVSRQQPDGTWRILFDDPVGV from the coding sequence ATGCCGGCACACCGCCCGGAAGACATCCCCGGCCTCATCGCAGCGGCCTTCAACAACAACGACATGCAGGCCATGCTCGACATCTACGAGCCGGACGGCATCCTCGTCACGCCGCCGGACGGCGCCCAAGAGGTGGGGCTCGAGGCCGTGACCGAAGCCCTCAAACCGATGTTCGCCGCCATCACGGCGGCGGAGATCACGATGACCAGCGTGATGCGGGCCGGCGACATCGCCATGACCCACGCCGACTGGCACCTCATGGGCAAGGACGAGGCCGGAGAACTGATCGACCTCCGTGGCAAGGGTACGGTCGTGTCCCGCCAGCAGCCCGACGGCACGTGGCGGATCCTCTTCGACGATCCGGTCGGGGTCTGA
- a CDS encoding acyl-CoA thioesterase: MRTPFSVRIQTRGYELDRQGHLNQAVYMQYAEHARWRFFHAAGLTQDVLGEAGIGPVLLKATVRFQRELQSGDEVDVGCVVSGGQGKLVELMQRFERPDGTSVARIEAVIGLLDLTTRQLLRDPRATMRELATKPDVLGLHAAPSMAGA, translated from the coding sequence ATGCGAACCCCGTTCAGCGTCCGCATCCAGACCCGCGGCTACGAGCTCGATCGACAGGGCCATCTCAACCAGGCCGTGTACATGCAGTACGCGGAGCACGCCCGCTGGCGGTTCTTCCACGCCGCCGGCCTCACCCAGGACGTCCTGGGTGAGGCCGGCATCGGCCCCGTACTGCTCAAGGCGACCGTCCGGTTCCAGCGCGAGCTGCAGTCCGGGGACGAGGTCGACGTGGGCTGTGTCGTCAGCGGCGGGCAAGGCAAGCTCGTCGAACTCATGCAGCGCTTCGAGCGGCCGGACGGGACCTCGGTGGCCCGGATCGAAGCCGTGATCGGGCTGCTCGACCTGACCACTCGCCAGCTGCTGCGGGATCCACGCGCCACCATGCGTGAGCTGGCCACGAAGCCTGACGTACTCGGTCTCCACGCGGCGCCGAGCATGGCCGGGGCCTGA
- a CDS encoding RCC1 domain-containing protein: MNEHQEGWLRTRWRRVARTAVAAVASAGIAVLAIGFTAGAASAGVGPADRSTDASITAASGSQVAAGDLHTCVIRTNGTLWCWGNNFYGQLGDGTNTNRTSPVQAGTVTTWASVDAGGGHACAVRTDGTLWCWGNNAKGQLGDGTTTKRNTPVQVGTGTTWVTVSAGNSHTCAVQTTGTLWCWGTNRHAQLGVGLSPSKATTPVQVGTATTWASVTTGYAHTCAVQTDGTLWCWGSSSDGQLGLGILSYRATPTQVGTTATWAGATAGYVHTCAVRVDGTLWCWGENGYGQLGEGSSSQTTPLRVGTGTTWANVEASVDSSCAARTDGSLWCWGRNASGQLGDGTTTHRSSPTQVGTAIAWTGGLGVTYHACATRTDGTLWCWGDNTHGQLGDGTTTHRLTPAQVALPG; this comes from the coding sequence ATGAACGAACATCAGGAGGGCTGGCTGCGGACGCGATGGCGGCGGGTGGCCCGTACCGCCGTGGCAGCGGTGGCCTCCGCCGGGATCGCCGTACTGGCGATCGGGTTCACCGCAGGCGCGGCGTCGGCGGGCGTCGGCCCCGCCGACCGGAGCACGGACGCCTCGATCACCGCCGCGTCGGGGTCTCAGGTCGCCGCCGGCGACCTGCACACCTGTGTGATCCGTACAAATGGAACGCTGTGGTGCTGGGGCAACAACTTCTACGGCCAGCTCGGCGACGGGACCAACACCAACCGGACCAGTCCGGTGCAGGCCGGTACCGTGACCACCTGGGCGAGCGTCGACGCCGGAGGCGGGCACGCTTGCGCGGTACGTACCGACGGAACACTGTGGTGCTGGGGCAACAACGCCAAGGGGCAGCTCGGCGACGGCACGACCACCAAGCGGAACACCCCCGTGCAGGTCGGCACCGGCACCACCTGGGTGACCGTCAGCGCCGGCAACAGTCACACCTGCGCCGTTCAGACCACCGGCACCCTGTGGTGCTGGGGCACGAACCGCCACGCTCAGCTCGGTGTCGGCCTGTCTCCCTCCAAGGCGACCACCCCGGTACAAGTCGGTACGGCGACCACGTGGGCGAGCGTCACGACCGGTTACGCCCACACCTGTGCCGTGCAGACCGACGGCACCCTGTGGTGTTGGGGCAGTAGTTCGGACGGGCAGCTCGGCCTTGGGATTCTGAGCTATCGGGCGACACCGACACAGGTCGGTACCACCGCCACGTGGGCCGGCGCGACGGCCGGCTACGTACACACCTGCGCGGTGCGTGTCGACGGCACGCTGTGGTGCTGGGGCGAGAACGGCTACGGCCAGTTGGGCGAGGGCTCCAGCTCCCAGACCACCCCGCTGCGGGTCGGGACCGGCACCACCTGGGCGAATGTCGAGGCGAGCGTCGACTCGTCGTGCGCGGCGCGTACCGATGGCAGCCTGTGGTGCTGGGGCCGGAACGCGTCGGGACAGCTGGGGGACGGCACCACCACCCACCGGTCGAGCCCGACCCAGGTCGGCACCGCCATCGCCTGGACGGGCGGCCTTGGCGTGACCTATCACGCCTGCGCGACGCGCACCGACGGCACGCTGTGGTGCTGGGGTGACAACACGCACGGGCAGCTCGGCGACGGCACCACCACCCATCGGCTGACTCCCGCGCAGGTAGCCCTGCCGGGCTGA
- a CDS encoding FAD-binding protein, with amino-acid sequence MNSDLTRRKVLSGLAVGVGAAVLGWNPTTRAWATAPDPTARIKHVPALDGTLVLPADTSAFSEDFGHLFTRQPQAVLTPGSVYDIQKTVRYARINRIPVAVNGQSGTGNDDRESHSHYGQALVEGGIAIDPKPLGSIHWISRGIADVDAGVTWSTLALRALESGQSLPVYNDFAHLSIGGTLSVGGLGGTSQRYGSQADNVEWLLVVTGTGRLVKCSRYHNRDLFEAVLVGGGQYGIIVRVGVKLIPAKTTVRSLEFTYTDRAAFLRDSLAVMRAGVVSDQNGYAEPRADGGGWTYRLALGMFFSEPDQPDVAALQAVLSPEATAGPTADMPYRDWLLRFDPNWAALKAAGFWGSKKPWLMMFVGVENTPAYLDTVLGELTATQMGPGPVRISPMSARPLTRPNFILPYHQSEEFFEVSLIRIPAPNHPDVAGLLSQNRRFYDRAVDLGAKRYLVGSVPSMTQSDWQAHYGSRWNQLVALKRQYDPAGILTPGQGIFA; translated from the coding sequence GGTCCTCGGATGGAACCCCACCACCCGGGCGTGGGCCACCGCCCCTGATCCGACAGCTCGCATCAAGCATGTTCCCGCCCTCGACGGCACGCTCGTTCTCCCCGCCGACACGTCGGCGTTCAGCGAGGACTTCGGCCACCTCTTCACCCGACAGCCGCAGGCTGTCCTCACCCCCGGCTCGGTGTACGACATCCAGAAAACCGTCCGCTACGCCCGCATCAACCGGATTCCCGTCGCGGTCAACGGGCAGAGCGGGACCGGCAACGACGACCGCGAGTCGCACTCTCACTACGGTCAGGCGCTGGTCGAGGGTGGCATCGCCATCGACCCGAAACCCCTCGGCTCGATCCACTGGATCTCGCGGGGCATCGCCGACGTCGATGCCGGCGTCACCTGGTCGACGCTGGCGCTGCGGGCGTTGGAGTCCGGCCAGTCGCTGCCCGTCTACAACGACTTCGCCCACCTGTCGATCGGCGGCACGCTGAGCGTCGGCGGCCTCGGCGGCACCAGCCAGCGTTACGGCTCCCAGGCCGACAACGTGGAGTGGCTTCTGGTGGTCACCGGCACCGGCCGGCTGGTCAAGTGCTCCCGCTACCACAACCGTGACCTGTTCGAAGCGGTCCTCGTCGGCGGCGGGCAGTACGGCATCATCGTGCGGGTCGGTGTCAAGCTGATCCCGGCGAAGACGACCGTCCGCTCGCTCGAGTTCACCTACACCGACCGGGCCGCCTTCCTCCGGGACTCGTTGGCCGTCATGCGGGCCGGCGTGGTCAGCGACCAGAACGGTTACGCGGAGCCTCGGGCCGATGGCGGCGGCTGGACCTACCGGTTGGCGCTCGGCATGTTCTTCTCGGAACCCGACCAGCCCGACGTCGCCGCGCTGCAGGCCGTGCTCTCACCCGAGGCGACCGCCGGCCCGACTGCCGACATGCCGTACCGCGACTGGCTGCTGCGCTTCGACCCGAACTGGGCGGCGCTCAAGGCGGCCGGGTTCTGGGGCAGCAAGAAGCCGTGGCTCATGATGTTCGTCGGCGTGGAGAACACCCCTGCCTATCTCGACACCGTCCTCGGCGAACTGACGGCCACCCAGATGGGTCCCGGACCGGTCCGGATCTCACCGATGAGCGCCCGGCCCCTGACCCGGCCCAATTTCATCCTTCCCTACCACCAGTCGGAGGAATTCTTCGAGGTCAGCCTCATCCGGATCCCGGCGCCGAATCACCCGGACGTGGCGGGCCTGCTGTCGCAGAACCGTCGCTTCTACGACCGGGCCGTCGACCTCGGGGCCAAGCGCTACCTGGTGGGCTCGGTGCCCTCGATGACCCAGTCCGACTGGCAGGCCCACTACGGGTCGCGGTGGAACCAGCTCGTCGCCCTCAAACGCCAGTACGACCCGGCCGGGATCCTCACCCCGGGTCAGGGCATCTTCGCCTGA